From Stigmatopora nigra isolate UIUO_SnigA chromosome 17, RoL_Snig_1.1, whole genome shotgun sequence, a single genomic window includes:
- the LOC144210955 gene encoding uncharacterized protein LOC144210955, with protein MHTFRDQGGRNDVTFFFRHGTRKQHKLASYKCLSEEFGLCSSVKEQWEELSSNEESKEQDDSRSFATLPNKVNRGLPVFNKVFTGRAEVLWQHVVKLHALAGHLATFHQKAKVAGVTAIAGLALAPFTFGASLIATAGGIRSASASISDNDMDSLMEWWNTGK; from the exons GCGGGCGCAATGACGTCACTTTCTTTTTTCGCCATGGGACTCGCAAGCAGCACAAGTTAGCGAGCTACAAATGTTTGTCGGAAGAATTCGGACTGTGTTCGTCCGTAAAagaac agtgggaggAGTTGTCGTCAaacgaagaatctaaagagcaggacgattcccg gtcctttgccactttgcccaacaaggtgaaccgaggcctgcctgtcttcaacaaggtattcaccgggcgcgccgaggtcctctggcagcacgtggtgaagctccacgccctggccggccacctggccaccttccaccagaaggccaaagtagccggcgtgacggccatcgccggcctggccctggcacccttcacctttggggcatcgctcatcgccacggccggagggatcagatcggcttccgccagcatctcggacaac gatatggacagtttgatggagtggtggaatacaggaaaat ag